The following are encoded together in the Notolabrus celidotus isolate fNotCel1 chromosome 9, fNotCel1.pri, whole genome shotgun sequence genome:
- the LOC117819624 gene encoding UDP-glucuronosyltransferase 2A1-like has protein sequence MKLGGHLSFSTLLLFFATWGANGDNILVWYTEGSHWINMKPVLDALVDKGHNVTVLVPSTSLFMNINEPSRFGYEPFNVSISMEEMMTFFEEFLRFSMYEIDHMSYLQMYIKYIELMRVDQQSSLKYLDGVLKSEMVMKKLKEGNYDLLFSDPIFPGSDLLAEILGVPLVFSLRFSMAHNWERYCAQLPAPPSFVPGAMSKLTDKMDFSERLWNFLFYALQDLIIYDVSWKEVDKYYSEIKGTPTSACEMMGRADLWLIRTYWDFDFPRPFLPNFKFVGGIHCRPAKPLPKDMEEFVQSSGEAGIVVFTLGSFIKNITDEKANMVASALAQIPQKVLWRYSGAKPATLGANTRLYDWIPQNDLLGHNKTRAFITHGGTNGIYEAIYHGVPMVGLPMFADQPDNMVHVEAKGAAITLNINFMTTEEFRDGVKAVINEKSYKESAMQLSSIHHDRPMTPLDEAVFWIEYTMRNKGAKHLRVQAHELTWYQYHSLDVFLFLLSIVLVLFFMFIKTCTFCFRRCCGRKSTTKRKAE, from the exons ATGAAGCTAGGGGGGCATCTCTCCTTTTCCACGCTGCTGCTATTTTTTGCAACATGGGGTGCAAATGGAGACAACATTTTAGTGTGGTATACAGAAGGAAGCCACTGGATTAACATGAAGCCTGTGTTGGACGCGCTGGTTGACAAGGGGCACAATGTGACGGTTCTGGTGCCGAGCACATCGCTGTTCATGAACATCAATGAACCTTCACGCTTTGGCTACGAACCCTTCAATGTCTCCATCTCAATGGAGGAGATGATGACGTTTTTTGAAGAGTTCCTTCGCTTTTCCATGTATGAGATTGATCATATGAGTTACTTGCAGATGTACATCAAATACATTGAATTGATGAGGGTTGATCAGCAGTCTTCTTTGAAGTATTTGGACGGAGTGCTGAAATCAGAAATGGTCATGAAGAAGCTGAAGGAGGGGAATTACGACCTCCTCTTTTCTGACCCCATCTTTCCGGGAAGTGACCTATTAGCGGAGATTCTGGGTGTCCCCCTGGTCTTCTCTCTACGCTTTTCTATGGCCCATAACTGGGAGAGATATTGTGCTCAGCTACCGGCGCCACCTTCATTTGTCCCGGGTGCTATGAGCAAACTGACTGACAAGATGGACTTCTCTGAGAGACTGTGGAACTTCCTTTTCTATGCACTGCAAGACCTGATCATATATGATGTTTCTTGGAAAGAAGTCGATAAATATTACTCTGAAATCAAAG GAACACCAACAAGTGCGTGCGAGATGATGGGTAGAGCAGACTTGTGGTTAATACGAACCTACTGGGACTTTGATTTCCCTCGTCCCTTCCTCCCGAACTTCAAATTTGTTGGTGGGATCCACTGCAGACCGGCTAAACCCTTGCCAAAG GATATGGAGGAGTTTGTGCAAAGTTCTGGAGAGGCTGGCATCGTGGTCTTCACTTTGGGATCATTCATCAAGAACATCACGGACGAGAAAGCAAACATGGTAGCCTCGGCTCTGGCTCAGATCCCACAAAAG GTACTGTGGAGATACAGTGGAGCAAAACCAGCCACTCTGGGTGCCAACACCAGATTATATGATTGGATTCCACAGAATGACCTTCTGG GTCACAACAAGACCAGAGCTTTCATCACCCACGGGGGCACAAATGGGATTTATGAAGCCATCTACCACGGTGTTCCCATGGTGGGCCTTCCCATGTTTGCCGACCAGCCAGACAACATGGTCCATGTTGAGGCCAAGGGAGCTGCAATAACTTTAAATATTAACTTCATGACGACAGAAGAGTTCAGAGATGGGGTCAAAGCTGTGATCAATGAGAAATC GTACAAGGAGAGTGCCATGCAGCTGTCCAGCATCCATCATGATAGACCGATGACACCTCTAGATGAAGCTGTGTTCTGGATCGAGTACACCATGAGAAACAAAGGGGCCAAGCACCTGAGGGTCCAAGCCCATGAGCTCACCTGGTATCAGTATCACAGCCTGGATGTCTTCCTGTTCCTCCTTTCcattgttctggttctgttcttcATGTTCATCAAGACCTGCACTTTCTGCTTCAGGAGGTGCTGTGGCAGAAAGAGTACAACAAAGAGGAAGGCTGAGTAG
- the LOC117819625 gene encoding UDP-glucuronosyltransferase 2A1-like: protein MKLEQRLSISVLLIFCAAWSAHGGKILVWYTEGSHWINMKPVLDKLVDKGHNVTVLVPSTSLFMNINEPSSFGYEPFDVAVTKKQMESLMEDLFNFSIYEVDHMNYLQIYNKFTELFEVNLAYNFKFLDGVLKSDTIMKRLKDGKYDLLFSDPVFVGSELVADTLGIPLVYSLRFSMANNWERYCGQIPAPPSFVPAAMSKLTDKMDFSERVLNSMFYLLQDAMLASSVWKKIDIYYTEYKGTPTSACEMMGRAEIWLMRTYWDFDFPRPFLPNFKYIGGLHCRPAKPLPKDMEEFVQSSGDAGIVVFTLGSMVKNITTERGNMIASVLAEIPQKVLWRYSGEKPETLGANTKIYDWIPQNDLLGHPKTKAFITHGGTNGLYEAIYHGVPMLGIPLFGDQPDNLVHMKAKGAALMVNLNFMKPEDLREALNSVINDKSYKESAMQLSSIHHDRPMTALDEAVFWIEYTMRNKGAEHLRVQAHELTWYQYHNLDVFMFLLSIVLVLIFMFIKTCTFCFRRCCGRRTKGKTE, encoded by the exons ATGAAGCTGGAGCAGCGTCTCTCCATTTCGGTCCTGCTGATATTTTGTGCAGCATGGAGCGCACATGGCGGAAAAATTTTGGTGTGGTACACAGAAGGAAGCCACTGGATTAACATGAAGCCTGTGCTGGACAAGCTTGTTGACAAGGGACACAATGTGACGGTTCTGGTGCCGAGCACATCGCTGTTCATGAACATCAATGAACCTTCAAGCTTTGGCTACGAACCCTTTGATGTTGCTGTCACAAAGAAGCAGATGGAGAGCTTAATGGAAGATTTATTTAACTTCTCTATCTATGAGGTCGATCATATGAATTACTTGCAGATTTACAACAAATTCACTGAGCTGTTCGAGGTCAACCTTGCCTATAATTTTAAGTTTTTAGATGGGGTTCTAAAATCGGACACAATCATGAAGAGGCTGAAGGACGGCAAATATGACCTTCTCTTTTCTGACCCCGTCTTCGTTGGTAGTGAGTTAGTAGCAGATACTCTGGGGATCCCTCTGGTCTACTCACTGCGCTTTTCCATGGCTAATAACTGGGAGAGATATTGTGGTCAGATCCCGGCTCCACCTTCATTTGTCCCGGCCGCTATGAGCAAACTCACCGACAAGATGGACTTCTCTGAGAGAGTGTTGAACTCTATGttttacctgctgcaggacgCCATGTTAGCCAGCAGTGTGTGGAAAAAAATTGATATTTATTATACTGAATACAAAG GAACACCCACCAGTGCCTGTGAGATGATGGGTCGAGCAGAAATTTGGTTGATGCGAACATACTGGGACTTTGATTTCCCTCGTCCATTCCTCCCAAACTTCAAATATATTGGTGGGCTCCACTGCAGACCTGCCAAACCTTTGCCTAAG GATATGGAAGAGTTTGTGCAAAGTTCTGGAGATGCTGGCATCGTGGTCTTCACTTTGGGATCAATGGTAAAGAACATCACCACAGAGAGGGGGAACATGATAGCCTCGGTCCTTGCTGAGATCCcacaaaag gtgctgtggagATACAGCGGAGAAAAACCAGAGACCCTCGGTGCCAACACCAAAATATATGACTGGATTCCTCAGAATGATCTTTTGG GTCATCCCAAGACCAAAGCTTTCATCACCCATGGTGGTACAAATGGCTTGTATGAGGCTATCTACCATGGCGTTCCCATGTTGGGCATCCCCCTGTTTGGTGATCAGCCAGACAACCTGGTCCATATGAAGGCCAAGGGAGCTGCACTTATGGTTAATCTGAACTTCATGAAGCCTGAGGATTTGAGAGAAGCACTCAATTCTGTCATCAACGATAAATC GTACAAGGAGAGTGCCATGCAGCTGTCCAGCATCCATCATGATAGACCGATGACAGCTCTAGATGAAGCTGTGTTCTGGATCGAGTACACCATGAGAAACAAAGGGGCCGAGCACCTGAGGGTCCAAGCCCATGAGCTCACCTGGTATCAGTATCACAACCTGGATGTCTTCATGTTCCTCCTTTCCATTGTTCTGGTCCTGATCTTCATGTTCATCAAGACCTGCACGTTCTGCTTCAGGAGGTGCTGTGGCAGAAGAACAAAGGGGAAGACTGAGTAG